The following DNA comes from Camelina sativa cultivar DH55 chromosome 14, Cs, whole genome shotgun sequence.
aaaaaaaacaacagcAAATAAGATataacaagaaagaagatgttACTATGACAAAATAAGAACAGATAAAGATCAAAAAACAAACTATTATTACCCCTTTACGTCCGATGTATTCAGCAATCTGACCACTTGCAATAGCTCCAACCATAGCACCCACATTGGATAGAGACCCGAACACAGAGTACTAAAACATCAAAGATGAAACTTAAAAGTCAGaaattttttgaacaaagagtttttaaaaagaaagaaacagaacagtTGGTTAATAAAGATGGGGCCTTTATACCTCAGATACAGTTAAACCAAGATCCTTAGTAATGGCAGCTTGAGTTGGAGAGGAATAACCACactgaaaacacaaaacataaatcaaagatcAGAACTTTATCATTTTCTTagtcaaattaaacaaaagcagaaagaaaaaagaaaaaaatcacattttctcaGTTCCATTATTGAGATTTTTGTGTTGATGTTCTTACAGTGAAACCGAATTGAATAGGACCAAGAGCAACAATCAAAACACAAGCTAGGACAGAGATAGAGCTGTCTCGAATGACTTGAGACGATTCCAACATACTAGATTGTCTCGAACCCATCCGATACCAACTTCCCGTGTGTAAGAAGGGTCGCCGAAGATCATTTCTACCCTCTTCCGTCTCTTCCCTAAAACTCATCTCTTAAATCTCtaaaattctacaaaaaaaaaacaatcgtaATCTCTAGAGAAAGATGCAAAAGGAAAAGGGTCGAGAGAAAAAATGCCGATCCTAAACTGGAAAGTGCAGATATGAAATTTTTagaaaacgagattttgatTCAGGGGAATATAATGAAGAAAGCTGGGATGAAATTGAAGACGATGTagactgttttgttttgtttggttgttttttttaaattcttcttCGATGGTTTGTATTTGGAGCCTATGCGTGGAGAGACGCAGACTGTTTCATAGTTTTCCACCTCAGACGCATCTCCtcctaataataatatcatcagATTTATAGAATTCGTAAGGATGgatctctattttatttttttttgcctctcgacaaaaaaatatctaatttaataatattgttttactaCTACTAGTATAAAAGTCTATAAGATATAATTTACTACTAGTATAAAATTTTTGTCTGGTCGCTTTGGAGTTattattgatttcttttgtatagatttttgtttgtttttgtttttttaatcatttcacCATGTTCACATAATCACATCTACGAGCACTACACTAATGGCTTTGATTTATTTATCTTCTAGGCTTCTTCTACATACTTCTAATATAATAAGCTTTTAAGAAgaaaattgtattatttttaataagctTTTAGATGTTATATAAATATCAGtaattgtgttttaaaaatgactttttttttgtttgtttaggtaAACAGTCTACTtcgaacatatatatttttcttagataATTATAATTAGAGTTTCGCATATGTATTGCAATATTATGAGTCCACTAgatattatttatgtttagTAGAATCGCATTACCATTTGAattcaaacagaaaaaataCATATGTTGTTGAACACCAACAAATTTTGGAATAATGATATATCGTGGTGGAAAATTTAGCTAAAAACTTAAGTACagcaaaaaataataagaaaattattactattgtgaaaaaaacttatttactgTTATGTGTTTTTCTATTTCGTATCAGAGTAAaactaaaatagaaatataatgcTCGAATCAGGCCTCAACTTTATAACATTTCCTCTAGCTATCTCGTTGATATTGATGTCGATAGGTCATAAATATGCAAGTgacattaaattattaaataagtTCGAATaatgatatttgttttctaGTAAATGAAAAATACATGGATGtcagtattttttttcaagtactTTAGATTACACAAATAATTGTTTAGACACGCAACATtgtttacatattaaaaatatttaaaatcttggAAAAACGAAATATTATTTCagagtttcaaaaaataaaaaaatagtggCAAAAATAGCTAAAACCATGACGACAAAATTTGTTCCCACATATACCTTTAGAATTTAGATATACAAATTTTCTTATACATAAcattgaatttttgtttttttttatgttaaatatGAGTACTCTGCAAATTGAATCTATCTTACATAAGTTGTTAATAATTAACGTCGGCAGCTATGCTATATTTGCCTTGAGAACATCAACATGCATGATTGAGGTCACGAAATCTCATAAGTTTAGAAAACTTCTAAATCGAGATAAAGCTAAGGTCGATGAGAccacgacaaaaaaaaaagccagtAGATATCACACCAAACACGTCTTATTGGGGATATGATTCATAGGCTCTGATTCATCCATCGCTCAATATTTAACGTATACTAATAATATTCTTGTTGACCCAACGATGTAGATTCGTATAATTTATCACTGTTCTGTGTCTTTTGTCTCCTTCCTCGTCTCTCACGTGTAAGTGCTTATGTTCTTTCATCTTTTGCAACCGTTTCCGGATCCCGACGTATGCTTTTCTCTTCCATTGTCCCCACTTTGCTTAGTTGGTCTTATgcttttatttctgttttaaactctgtttttttttccatattttattgGTATATTTATTGGGTTTATTATCTGTAAGTAACACGATTTTCACCTATAACGAGTACATGCAACACGCCAACACGATTCTACTTGTACATACATGTCACATTTATCTTCATTATCCTCGACAGAGATCTATCGTCTATCGAATATAgttaacacaaatttatacataaaatgaaatgattaaaatatttggatcaaatgattttattttctgttttattcaTGAAAAGGGTTTTTGTAATTCGCCATATTAGTTGatctaataaatttattagtGCCATAATTAATCGTTTTTATAAGAATTTGACTGTAGCATgtaaattgttataaataaatatataaagaaaaactaaatgTAGGCCTAACTTGAAATATATACTAAAACAGAATTTGGGCTTTTAAAACGGTCCAGCGGTGTTGGCTTGAAAGGCCCACATGATTTATGTTGAAGCATAATCCACACTATATATGGCTGGCTATAAATACTCGAAGAGCTATTCAAAAAATCGAACTAGACTCTGTTTCCATTAATTCTCACCGTTGACTTCACACACACGGCACGACGATGGTTAACATCTCTGAAATTTCCGACGACTCTAATGACGGCGGCGATCCAAACAAGAAACCAGAAGAACTCgacaagaaaccaaaagaagaagcagtTTTAAGAAGTACAAGAAACGAGAACCGAAACAAGAAGCCGGAGGAAGAagacgtagaagaagaagaagacgtagcagaagaaaaagaagaagaagaagagagacgttCGACATCTTTCCCACTTCCAAACGATGTCACTGAAGCTCTCGTCGCACTCATCCGGAGATGTGATTACCCAAGTCTCTCTTCCGTCTCCCGTTACTTTTCCGGTTTGATCGCTTCGTCAAGTCTCTACGAAACGCGTGCGCGCCTCGGTCTTTCCGAAACGTTTCTTTATGCATCCATCCGATACAGTACTACTAATGATCTCCAAAGCTGGCATATTCTGCATCGAAACAAGGCTTCTTCTTTACGACTGACCAAACTCGGTTCGCTTCCACCCGTGCCTTGGGGAGCTTCTGTCGTCACTATCGGTTTAGAGATGTATGTGATCGGTGGAATCATCGACCTAACACGCTCGAAGGTTATGAATGTCATCGATTGCAGAACTCACAAGTGTCGCTCGCTCCCTCCAATGAGAAGAGGTCGTAACAAGGCAGCCGCCGGAGTAATTGACGGGAAGATTTACGTAATCGGAGGTTTCAGGAAGCGATGTCCATTGGAGTCGGAATGGATCGAAGTGTTCGATCTTGAGAAACAGATTTGGGAATCTTTGCCTGGTCCGTACCCTGAATCTAGTACGTCTAGCCAGTTTAGGACATATGTTGTGATGGAAGACAAGATTTACATTTTGGATTATAAAGGTTGTTTGGTCTAcgaaccaaaaagaagaagaggtgatGAATGGGACGCATCTGCCGTCGGTGCTGCACATCCAATAAAGAATATGTGGAAAGAGTCATTTGCTGTGCAATGTGTGGTAGATGATATGCTGTATACAGTTGATCGTCGGTGTACTCTTGGACATCCAATAGTCGTATATGATCCAAAGGAGAAGACTTGGAGACCTGTGAAAGGTGAATCTTTGAGGAGGCTACCAAATTATATCGTCCATCCTGCTTCTGAAATGGCGAATTTTGGTGGAAAGTTGGCGATTTTGGGCAGTAAGAGGAGCTATGTTCATGGTGATTGCATTGGCAGGGAAAAAGGTATTTGGTGCGCAATGATCGTGTTGGAAAAACGTGAAGGAGGTGAGATTTGGGGGAATGTGGAATCACTCGACTGTGTGCTTGGAGGCATTAACCATCTCACGGTTCGGCTTTGTCGAACTCTTACCATTTGATGATGATACCTACATGGGATGGTCTCTTGCAGCTATATGTTTCTGTGATTTGAATATGGACTCTCTTAATGTTTCtttcttaatgttttttttcaagcctTTTCTTTAGCCTCAAGGCTTAGTTGTCTTTTTGGTGATCTTGTTGCAATTTAAGGATCTTCATTACATCTAAACCGTCTAAGCAGTTTGTTGATCTGAGAGCAAATATGAAGAGTAACTCGTCCTTCTATTAACGTCTCTGTGCAGGATAAATAAGTTAATAACACTCTTAcacataattgttatatagCCTTGAGTAGATAAGCAGTAAAAAGAGTACAGGCTAGCTGCATTATACAATATTTTCACCAAAACTTGTTGAATGCATCTTTGTTTACAactacagatatatatatatatatatatatatatatatatatatatatatatatatgtttttgggGTTTCGTGCAATTGAACACTTTCACTAACATGctctcaaaattttttttttcctttctaagtAATAATCAGATACAATcagattataacaaaaaaatcagtcTGCTTCTACTATATATGTGTCTGCTTCAGGTAAGATATGATATacattttagaatttagatgaagcagaaaaaacaaagttttagtTAACCTGACCTAAAGTAGCCGAATTTGGGCTTTAAAAATGGTCCAGAGTCGTCGGACTATGAGCCCATATAATGGTCGTCGGAGCGTGAGGGCTACTCTCGTAAAAGGCGCGTGGGAGAAGACATAAAGCGACGGAGcagactcaatttttttttttcctcctctcGCAGCGCAGTTTCACTTcggagaagaagcaaaggaagTAGATCAATCTCAGCCGTAGTCATTCTCCAATGATCTGTTTCTGGAgtgagaatttcaaaaaaccctaatttgaacCTTCTCGATTTTGGAATTTTTCACATGGGAGAACAATCTCCTTCTCAACCATCGACTCAACCCCAAAGTCGACCACAATCACCCAAACCCCAAACTCATAACCTAATCCCGCCGGAATCCACCGTCGATTCAGCCGGAATTTCAGGCTCAATCGTCTCATCTACCACAATCGACGCTCAACGGATCACTGAATTAGGCAATGTGTCGTCTCCACCATCCAAAATCCCTCTCCGTCCTCGGAAAATTCGGAAGCTTACACTCGACGGAGACATCGCCGATGAAGACTACAAGGCGGAGGATATCTCCTCTCAGGTAACCTCGCCGCTCGCGACGGCTGGAAAATCACCCGGTAAAGTGAAACCATCGCAATCACGAGCTAATAATGTGCCGCGGATCCAAGCTCGGCCTCTCACATGCGAAGGCGAGCTCGAAGCAGCTATTCACTATCTTCGTAACGCGGATCCGTTGCTCGCCGCGTTAATAGACGTTCATCCGCCGCCGACGTTTGAGTCGTTTAAGACTCCGTTCTTAGCGTTGGTACGGAGTATACTCTACCAACAGCTTGCTGCTAAAGCTGGGAACTCAATCTACACACGATTTGTTGCTATCTGCGGCGGCGAGGATGGGGTTGTTCCTGAGAAAGTCTTAGCCTTAAGTCCACAGGAGCTTCGTCAAATCGGCGTCTCGGGAA
Coding sequences within:
- the LOC104740643 gene encoding kelch repeat-containing protein At1g19470-like, translating into MVNISEISDDSNDGGDPNKKPEELDKKPKEEAVLRSTRNENRNKKPEEEDVEEEEDVAEEKEEEEERRSTSFPLPNDVTEALVALIRRCDYPSLSSVSRYFSGLIASSSLYETRARLGLSETFLYASIRYSTTNDLQSWHILHRNKASSLRLTKLGSLPPVPWGASVVTIGLEMYVIGGIIDLTRSKVMNVIDCRTHKCRSLPPMRRGRNKAAAGVIDGKIYVIGGFRKRCPLESEWIEVFDLEKQIWESLPGPYPESSTSSQFRTYVVMEDKIYILDYKGCLVYEPKRRRGDEWDASAVGAAHPIKNMWKESFAVQCVVDDMLYTVDRRCTLGHPIVVYDPKEKTWRPVKGESLRRLPNYIVHPASEMANFGGKLAILGSKRSYVHGDCIGREKGIWCAMIVLEKREGGEIWGNVESLDCVLGGINHLTVRLCRTLTI
- the LOC104740644 gene encoding uncharacterized protein LOC104740644; its protein translation is MGEQSPSQPSTQPQSRPQSPKPQTHNLIPPESTVDSAGISGSIVSSTTIDAQRITELGNVSSPPSKIPLRPRKIRKLTLDGDIADEDYKAEDISSQVTSPLATAGKSPGKVKPSQSRANNVPRIQARPLTCEGELEAAIHYLRNADPLLAALIDVHPPPTFESFKTPFLALVRSILYQQLAAKAGNSIYTRFVAICGGEDGVVPEKVLALSPQELRQIGVSGRKASYLHDLARKYQNGILSDSAILNMDEKSLFTMLTMVNGIGSWSVHMFMINSLHRPDVLPVNDLGVRKGVQMLYGLDDLPRPSQMEQHCAKWRPYRSVGSWYMWRLMEAKSTQTSAAMSLPPLEDLQQEPPQQQLDPLSMFSIGAWGQS